A genomic region of Nostoc sp. UHCC 0702 contains the following coding sequences:
- a CDS encoding molybdenum cofactor biosynthesis protein MoaE — MTTTLTSAIKPKAEDSFAITFAPLLIEEIYAQADDPANGAVVVMSGMVRNNTDGQPVVSLEYQAYEPMALRVFYQIAADIRSFWPDVKRVVIHHRIGHLQVGEISVLVAIGCPHRREAFEACQYAIDTLKHNAPIWKKEHWTNGSSSWVSIGACEQSTESC, encoded by the coding sequence ATGACAACTACACTTACCTCTGCGATTAAACCAAAAGCTGAAGATAGCTTTGCCATTACCTTTGCGCCGTTATTGATTGAAGAAATTTATGCTCAAGCAGACGATCCAGCCAATGGGGCTGTGGTGGTGATGAGTGGTATGGTTCGCAATAATACTGATGGGCAACCTGTGGTTTCCTTAGAATATCAAGCCTATGAACCGATGGCATTGCGAGTGTTTTATCAAATTGCCGCTGATATTCGCTCCTTTTGGCCTGATGTGAAACGGGTAGTGATTCATCACCGTATTGGGCATTTACAGGTTGGAGAAATCAGCGTTTTAGTGGCTATTGGTTGTCCGCATCGGCGCGAGGCGTTTGAAGCTTGTCAGTATGCTATTGACACGCTCAAACATAATGCTCCTATTTGGAAAAAAGAACATTGGACCAATGGTTCTAGCAGTTGGGTGAGTATTGGTGCTTGTGAACAATCAACAGAAAGTTGTTAA